From a region of the Erythrobacter neustonensis genome:
- the aguB gene encoding N-carbamoylputrescine amidase, protein MTAITVAALQLALGSEDEAANIAAVCALVEDAAAKGAQLILPPELFSGPYFCREEDEALFALARPTEQHPSVIAMRELAARLKVTIPTSFFERDGHHYYNTLAMIGPDGAIMGTYRKSHIPDGPGYEEKYYFRPGNDGFKVWDVPGEGGASVKVGVGICWDQWYPEAARVMALLGAELLLYPTAIGSEPYDADLDTSRMWRRAMIGHSVSNCMPVVAANRIGHEGPETRAQSFYGHSFITDEWGDDLALFGKEETGVLTARLDLARAAKHRAGMGFFRDRRPQLYGRIAQDI, encoded by the coding sequence ATGACCGCAATCACTGTCGCCGCCCTGCAACTCGCCCTCGGTTCCGAGGACGAGGCCGCCAACATCGCCGCCGTCTGTGCGCTGGTGGAAGACGCCGCCGCCAAGGGCGCGCAGCTGATCCTGCCGCCCGAATTGTTCAGTGGCCCCTATTTCTGCCGCGAGGAGGACGAGGCGCTGTTCGCTCTCGCCCGTCCCACAGAGCAGCACCCCAGCGTGATCGCGATGCGCGAACTTGCCGCGCGGCTGAAGGTGACGATCCCCACCAGCTTCTTCGAGCGTGACGGGCACCACTATTACAACACGCTCGCGATGATCGGTCCAGATGGCGCGATTATGGGCACATACCGCAAGAGCCACATTCCCGACGGGCCGGGCTATGAGGAAAAATATTATTTCCGCCCCGGAAACGACGGCTTCAAGGTGTGGGACGTGCCGGGCGAGGGCGGCGCGAGCGTGAAGGTCGGCGTCGGGATCTGCTGGGACCAGTGGTATCCCGAAGCGGCGCGCGTGATGGCGCTGCTGGGCGCCGAATTGCTGCTCTATCCCACCGCGATCGGGTCCGAACCCTATGATGCTGATCTCGACACCAGCCGGATGTGGCGGCGCGCGATGATCGGCCATTCGGTTTCGAACTGCATGCCCGTGGTGGCTGCCAACCGGATCGGTCACGAAGGGCCGGAGACCCGCGCGCAGAGCTTCTATGGCCATTCCTTCATCACCGACGAATGGGGCGATGACCTCGCGCTGTTCGGGAAAGAGGAAACCGGCGTGCTGACCGCGCGGCTCGATCTGGCGCGCGCGGCAAAGCACCGCGCCGGCATGGGTTTCTTCCGCGACCGCCGCCCGCAGCTTTACGGGCGGATCGCGCAGGACATCTGA
- the msrA gene encoding peptide-methionine (S)-S-oxide reductase MsrA, giving the protein MAQCYPISARNQRRILVSDTQTAIIAGGCFWCTEAVFRDVIGVTKVESGYIGGTKANPTYKEVCTGDTGHAEGIRVTFDPHAISLAEIYDVFLGTHDPTQLNRQGGDIGTQYRSAIFPLSDEQGEEAKAAIARWNADNGKQAVTTIEGLSGGTQTAEWYPAEDYHQEYWDGQGQSNPYCLAVIPPKLMKLRKSFQKYVKD; this is encoded by the coding sequence ATGGCGCAGTGCTACCCTATCTCAGCCAGAAACCAACGGAGAATTCTCGTGAGCGACACTCAAACCGCGATCATTGCCGGCGGATGCTTCTGGTGCACCGAAGCGGTGTTCCGCGATGTCATTGGCGTTACCAAGGTCGAAAGCGGCTATATCGGTGGCACCAAGGCGAACCCCACCTACAAGGAGGTCTGCACGGGCGACACCGGCCATGCCGAAGGCATCCGCGTGACCTTCGATCCGCACGCGATCAGCCTTGCCGAAATCTACGACGTGTTCCTCGGCACGCATGATCCGACGCAGTTGAACCGTCAGGGCGGCGATATCGGCACGCAATACCGCAGCGCGATCTTCCCGCTGTCGGACGAACAGGGCGAGGAGGCCAAGGCCGCGATCGCCCGCTGGAATGCGGACAACGGCAAACAGGCCGTGACCACGATCGAGGGCCTGTCGGGCGGCACGCAGACCGCCGAGTGGTATCCGGCCGAGGATTACCACCAGGAATACTGGGACGGTCAGGGCCAGAGCAATCCCTATTGCCTCGCAGTGATCCCGCCCAAGCTGATGAAGCTGCGCAAGAGTTTTCAGAAATATGTGAAGGACTGA
- a CDS encoding queuosine precursor transporter, with product MPLGMFVYTLVYGGMTVLAGVLAYKQVQLWPTDLAVESGIFPFLLLVVISSTLSQLYGREAAKRIVWWGFLPLGLAALLMQLVLTLPASSEMIAFRPDDLAAFERVNQSTWRVWMAGPASYITSLLLNIWIFDRLRGSGDGDSTIGLMIRGAIASALSQAIDSVIFITLAFYGEFAIANLMIGQVIAKVVLSLVLVPFLITFGVRAARWLDARPVR from the coding sequence ATGCCGCTGGGGATGTTCGTCTACACGCTGGTTTACGGCGGCATGACGGTTCTGGCAGGCGTCCTCGCCTACAAGCAGGTGCAATTGTGGCCCACCGATCTGGCGGTCGAAAGCGGGATTTTCCCCTTCCTGCTGCTGGTGGTGATCTCCTCGACGCTGTCGCAGCTTTACGGGCGCGAGGCGGCCAAGCGGATCGTGTGGTGGGGTTTCCTGCCGCTGGGGCTGGCCGCGCTGCTGATGCAACTGGTGCTGACCCTGCCCGCATCCTCGGAAATGATCGCGTTCCGCCCCGATGACCTTGCCGCCTTCGAACGCGTCAACCAGTCGACCTGGCGGGTGTGGATGGCAGGCCCGGCGAGCTACATCACCTCGCTGCTGCTCAACATCTGGATCTTCGACCGGCTGCGCGGCAGCGGCGATGGCGACAGCACGATCGGGCTGATGATCCGCGGCGCGATCGCCTCGGCGCTGAGCCAGGCGATCGATTCGGTGATTTTCATCACGCTGGCCTTCTATGGCGAATTCGCGATCGCCAACCTGATGATCGGTCAGGTGATCGCCAAGGTCGTCCTGAGCCTGGTGCTGGTGCCGTTCCTGATCACCTTCGGCGTGCGCGCCGCGCGCTGGCTCGACGCGAGGCCCGTGCGATAG
- a CDS encoding class I SAM-dependent methyltransferase yields MNKLILALAAAGGLALTAPALADGHGHAGHGAVDEAHVKDTAHFLKMHGEALSGAINHPSRKDDRARDAFRHPEQTLAFFHVGPEMKVGEYSPGGGWYSRLLGHYLGGEGQLVGLYNNPLVATADPARQQRLRDQAAGFGAEVAGYTGLPADRFSGITLDKAGEQKGTFDRILVIRALHGITRAGIADTEIRAMRELLKDDGLLGVVQHRAKADAAWAESNGTKGYLKQQDVIDFMRLNGFELVASSEVNANPADTADYPEGVWELPPTLATKREDLKGKGESDRMTLLFKKAK; encoded by the coding sequence ATGAACAAGCTGATCCTTGCGCTTGCCGCGGCAGGCGGACTTGCGCTTACCGCCCCGGCGCTGGCCGATGGACATGGCCATGCTGGCCACGGCGCGGTCGATGAGGCGCATGTCAAGGACACCGCGCATTTCCTCAAGATGCATGGCGAGGCTTTGTCGGGTGCGATCAATCATCCCAGCCGCAAGGACGACCGCGCGCGCGACGCGTTCCGCCATCCTGAACAGACGCTGGCGTTCTTCCATGTCGGGCCGGAAATGAAGGTCGGCGAATATTCGCCCGGCGGCGGCTGGTATTCGCGCCTGCTCGGCCACTATCTGGGCGGTGAGGGGCAGCTGGTCGGGCTTTACAACAACCCGCTTGTTGCCACCGCCGATCCCGCGCGCCAGCAGCGGCTGCGCGACCAGGCGGCAGGTTTCGGTGCGGAAGTCGCGGGCTATACCGGGCTGCCCGCGGACCGGTTTTCGGGCATCACGCTGGACAAGGCGGGCGAACAGAAGGGCACGTTTGATCGCATTCTGGTGATCCGCGCGCTGCACGGCATCACCCGCGCCGGGATCGCGGACACCGAGATTCGCGCGATGCGCGAGCTGCTCAAGGATGACGGGCTGCTCGGCGTGGTCCAGCACCGTGCCAAGGCGGACGCGGCGTGGGCGGAGTCGAACGGCACCAAGGGCTACCTGAAACAGCAGGACGTGATCGATTTCATGCGGCTGAACGGTTTTGAACTGGTCGCATCGAGCGAGGTCAACGCCAACCCCGCAGACACGGCCGATTATCCTGAAGGCGTGTGGGAACTGCCGCCGACGCTCGCCACCAAGCGCGAGGACCTGAAGGGCAAGGGCGAAAGCGACCGCATGACGCTGCTCTTCAAAAAGGCGAAATAA
- the adh gene encoding aldehyde dehydrogenase → MLEQALSKFEGKTLIKAKYDNFIGGRWTAPVKGQYFDNISPVNGKRVCQVARGSAEDIELALDAAHKAKGAWGRTSTTERSNILNRIAQRIEDNLDMLALVETIDNGKPIRETTAADLPLAVDHFRYFAGCLRAQEGGISEIDHDTIAYHFHEPLGVVGQIIPWNFPLLMAVWKLAPALAAGNCVVLKPAEQTPMSIMALMEVIGDLLPEGVVNVVNGFGIEAGKPLATSPRIAKIAFTGETTTGRLIMQYASENLIPCTLELGGKSPNIFFADVMREDDDYLDKALEGFAMFALNQGEVCTCPSRALIHESIYDRFMEKAIARVNAIKLGSPLDFDTMIGAQASNDQLEKILSYIEIGKGEGAKVLTGGSRHIHEGELSEGYYVKPTVLEGHNKMRIFQEEIFGPVLSVTTFKDDAEALSIANDTLYGLGAGVWSRDANTCYRFGRAIEAGRVWTNCYHAYPAHAAFGGYKQSGIGRENHRMMLEHYQQTKNLLVSYSPKALGFF, encoded by the coding sequence ATGCTTGAACAGGCCCTTAGTAAATTCGAAGGCAAAACCCTGATCAAGGCCAAGTATGACAACTTCATCGGCGGCCGCTGGACCGCGCCGGTCAAGGGTCAGTATTTCGACAATATCTCGCCCGTGAACGGCAAGCGGGTGTGTCAGGTGGCGCGTGGCAGCGCCGAGGATATCGAGCTTGCACTCGATGCCGCGCACAAGGCGAAGGGCGCCTGGGGCCGCACCTCGACCACCGAGCGCAGCAACATCCTCAACCGCATCGCCCAGCGCATTGAGGACAATCTCGATATGCTGGCGCTGGTCGAAACAATCGACAACGGCAAGCCGATCCGCGAAACCACCGCTGCCGACCTGCCGCTCGCCGTTGATCACTTCCGCTATTTCGCCGGGTGCCTGCGCGCGCAGGAAGGTGGCATTTCCGAGATCGATCACGACACCATCGCCTACCACTTTCACGAGCCGCTGGGCGTGGTCGGGCAGATCATTCCCTGGAACTTCCCGCTACTGATGGCGGTGTGGAAGCTTGCCCCGGCACTCGCCGCCGGCAATTGCGTGGTGCTGAAGCCTGCCGAACAGACCCCCATGAGCATCATGGCACTCATGGAGGTGATCGGCGATTTGCTGCCCGAAGGTGTCGTCAACGTCGTCAACGGCTTCGGCATCGAAGCGGGCAAGCCGCTCGCCACCAGCCCGCGGATCGCCAAGATCGCGTTTACCGGGGAGACCACCACCGGGCGGCTGATCATGCAATATGCGAGCGAAAACCTCATCCCCTGCACCCTCGAACTGGGCGGCAAGAGCCCCAACATCTTCTTTGCCGACGTGATGCGCGAGGATGACGATTACCTCGACAAGGCGCTCGAAGGCTTCGCCATGTTCGCGCTCAATCAGGGCGAGGTCTGCACCTGCCCAAGCCGCGCGCTGATCCACGAATCGATCTATGACCGCTTCATGGAAAAGGCGATTGCCCGGGTGAACGCGATCAAGCTGGGCAGCCCGCTCGATTTCGACACCATGATCGGCGCGCAGGCTTCGAACGATCAGCTGGAAAAGATCCTCAGCTATATCGAGATCGGCAAGGGCGAAGGCGCAAAGGTGCTGACCGGCGGCAGCCGCCACATCCACGAAGGCGAGCTGTCCGAAGGCTATTACGTCAAGCCGACCGTTCTGGAAGGCCACAACAAGATGCGCATCTTTCAAGAGGAAATCTTCGGCCCCGTGCTGTCGGTGACCACCTTCAAGGATGACGCGGAAGCCCTCAGCATCGCCAATGACACCCTCTACGGCCTTGGCGCCGGGGTGTGGAGCCGCGATGCCAACACCTGCTACCGCTTCGGCCGCGCGATCGAGGCGGGCCGGGTCTGGACCAACTGCTACCATGCCTACCCCGCCCACGCGGCGTTCGGCGGCTATAAGCAGTCCGGCATCGGGCGCGAGAACCACCGGATGATGCTGGAGCACTACCAGCAGACCAAGAATCTGCTCGTCAGCTACAGCCCCAAGGCGCTGGGCTTCTTCTGA
- the folK gene encoding 2-amino-4-hydroxy-6-hydroxymethyldihydropteridine diphosphokinase, which yields MQAAMEELAAFGTVTARSPIIATPAMGAAQRRFANAAAVLESELDPPSLLAACKHTERAFGRRPGQRWGDRVLDLDIVLWSGGVWASKMLTIPHPAFAQRRFVLDPACAIAADWRTRPRGLRLIHHQARLTRPRPLPR from the coding sequence GTGCAGGCGGCGATGGAGGAGCTTGCCGCCTTCGGCACGGTCACCGCGCGCTCGCCGATCATCGCGACGCCCGCGATGGGCGCCGCGCAGCGCCGCTTCGCCAATGCCGCCGCGGTGCTCGAAAGCGAGCTTGATCCGCCGTCGCTGCTCGCCGCGTGCAAACACACCGAGCGCGCCTTTGGCCGCCGCCCGGGGCAACGCTGGGGCGACCGCGTGCTAGACCTCGACATCGTGCTGTGGAGTGGGGGCGTATGGGCATCCAAGATGCTCACCATCCCGCATCCTGCCTTCGCGCAGCGCCGCTTCGTGCTCGACCCGGCCTGCGCGATCGCCGCCGATTGGCGCACCCGGCCGCGCGGTTTACGGCTGATCCATCATCAAGCCCGCTTGACCCGCCCGCGCCCCCTGCCTAGGTGA
- a CDS encoding DUF779 domain-containing protein, which yields MSDHTPPPPPRILATPEAEGWIARLAAAHGLLMFHQSGGCCDGSAPMCFVRGEFKVGSQDVLLGHIAEDTPVWIGARQFEYWQHTQVIIDVVPGRGSGMSLEAPEGVRFVTRSRVFTDAEAAALDAAPAPLTGA from the coding sequence ATGTCTGATCATACCCCGCCGCCTCCGCCCCGCATCCTTGCCACGCCCGAGGCCGAGGGCTGGATCGCCCGCCTTGCCGCTGCCCACGGCCTGCTGATGTTCCACCAATCGGGCGGGTGCTGCGACGGGTCTGCGCCGATGTGCTTTGTCCGAGGCGAGTTCAAGGTGGGCTCGCAGGACGTGCTGCTTGGCCATATTGCAGAGGATACCCCGGTGTGGATCGGGGCGCGCCAGTTCGAATACTGGCAGCACACTCAGGTCATCATCGATGTCGTGCCGGGGCGCGGATCGGGAATGAGCCTTGAGGCGCCCGAGGGCGTACGCTTCGTCACCCGTTCCCGAGTCTTCACTGATGCCGAGGCCGCCGCGCTGGACGCTGCGCCCGCACCGCTGACGGGCGCCTGA
- a CDS encoding FIST N-terminal domain-containing protein: MASSHAACPVEAVADIARAIDGRALAGGVIFCSSTYPREALAAAIGEHLGHIPLAGCTSAGEITGRGYDADSLVFMGFPEGSFTFRVLHVTDIDGFDREDAQAQVRHLAANARHEARFLGPDASQVALFLVDGLSHREELLTMTVQDALGDIPLIGGSSGDDLLFSETGVLCDGAFRSGTAAIVLLTSAQPMQVYSECFYEPGPVRMVVTAADPEQRIVHEINAAPAADEYRRLAGVPEATLDTAFFAAHPPMVRAGGTYHVRAVQTANPDGSLTFYGAVDRGIVLSVGEPVDRLARMRAFFDRVRAEMGEVDHMLGFDCVLNRIDAETRQITRTVSDLYAANRVTGFNTYGEQFRAAHLNQTFSCLMIGR, translated from the coding sequence GTGGCAAGTTCGCATGCCGCCTGTCCGGTTGAGGCTGTGGCGGACATTGCCCGCGCGATCGACGGGCGGGCGCTGGCCGGCGGCGTGATCTTCTGTTCCAGCACCTACCCGCGCGAAGCGCTGGCCGCTGCCATCGGGGAGCATCTGGGCCACATCCCGCTTGCCGGGTGCACCAGCGCCGGCGAAATCACCGGGCGCGGTTATGACGCCGACAGCCTCGTCTTCATGGGCTTTCCCGAGGGCAGCTTTACCTTCCGGGTGCTGCACGTCACCGACATCGACGGTTTCGACCGCGAGGACGCGCAGGCGCAGGTGCGCCATCTTGCCGCCAATGCCCGCCACGAAGCGCGTTTCCTCGGCCCGGATGCGAGCCAGGTCGCGCTGTTCCTTGTCGATGGCCTCTCGCACCGCGAGGAATTGCTGACCATGACGGTGCAGGACGCACTCGGCGATATTCCGCTGATCGGCGGGTCGAGCGGCGATGATCTCCTGTTCAGCGAAACCGGCGTGCTGTGCGACGGCGCGTTCCGATCGGGCACGGCGGCCATCGTGCTGCTCACCAGCGCGCAGCCGATGCAGGTCTATTCGGAATGCTTCTATGAACCCGGCCCCGTCCGCATGGTCGTGACCGCTGCTGATCCGGAACAGCGCATCGTCCACGAAATCAACGCCGCGCCCGCCGCTGACGAATACCGCCGCCTGGCTGGCGTGCCGGAGGCGACGCTTGACACCGCCTTTTTCGCCGCTCACCCGCCGATGGTGCGCGCTGGCGGCACTTATCATGTCCGCGCGGTGCAGACCGCCAACCCCGACGGCAGCCTCACCTTCTATGGCGCGGTCGATAGGGGGATCGTGCTGTCGGTGGGCGAGCCCGTGGACCGGCTGGCGCGGATGCGGGCTTTCTTTGACCGGGTGCGGGCCGAGATGGGCGAGGTCGATCACATGCTCGGTTTTGACTGCGTGCTCAACCGCATCGATGCCGAAACCCGCCAGATCACCCGCACCGTGTCCGACCTCTACGCCGCCAACCGCGTGACGGGCTTCAACACCTATGGCGAACAGTTTCGCGCCGCGCACCTCAACCAGACCTTCAGCTGTCTGATGATCGGCCGCTGA
- a CDS encoding SIMPL domain-containing protein encodes MTRLHPAALLSITALLLTGCADTAADPRGVARDETLLSVSATGEAEARPDQAFFQVGIESFGATGEAASTANRTRIAALLAALKGAGVPEADIQTRAVNIQRIDWGDRKGQYQASNIVAVTVREIARADAAIAAATGAGANVMSGPDLRMTDPEAAANSAYAAAYANARKRAEAYAGAAGMEISRVLTIRDGGGMQGNRFVPPAPPPPPVAASVQTMARPEEGGIIQPGQTTSSVSVQVDFALRPK; translated from the coding sequence ATGACCAGACTGCACCCCGCCGCTCTGCTTTCCATCACCGCCCTGCTGCTTACCGGCTGCGCCGACACCGCGGCGGACCCGCGCGGAGTAGCACGCGATGAGACGCTGCTTTCAGTGAGCGCCACGGGCGAGGCCGAGGCACGCCCCGATCAGGCGTTCTTCCAGGTCGGGATCGAAAGCTTCGGCGCCACCGGGGAGGCGGCGAGCACCGCCAACCGCACGCGGATCGCCGCGCTGCTTGCCGCGCTCAAAGGCGCGGGCGTTCCCGAGGCCGACATCCAGACCCGCGCGGTCAACATCCAGCGGATCGATTGGGGGGACAGGAAGGGCCAGTATCAGGCGAGCAACATCGTCGCGGTCACCGTGCGCGAGATCGCCCGCGCCGATGCCGCCATCGCCGCGGCAACCGGGGCGGGCGCGAACGTGATGAGCGGGCCGGACCTGCGCATGACCGATCCCGAGGCTGCGGCCAATTCCGCCTATGCCGCCGCCTATGCCAACGCGAGGAAGCGCGCCGAGGCCTATGCCGGGGCAGCAGGGATGGAGATTTCCCGCGTGCTCACCATCCGCGATGGTGGCGGGATGCAGGGCAACCGCTTTGTTCCTCCCGCGCCGCCGCCGCCGCCGGTCGCCGCTTCCGTGCAGACGATGGCGCGCCCCGAGGAAGGCGGCATCATCCAACCCGGCCAGACGACCAGCAGCGTCAGCGTGCAAGTGGACTTCGCGCTGCGGCCAAAGTAA
- a CDS encoding ATP-binding protein, translated as MATAIAADEVARLKEQVRKLEAINAALMDRVERSSDLHAGAFSMFENALTLEAMVRARTAELEEAMGKLATINAQIEAAHHDADAARARLRDAIESLSDGFALFNAEDRLVMCNTAFLDIWPEFRDIVARQPTFVELVDLLARHGSTLGSLVSPERWKQERLARHNDAGAHVQLLADGRWLQINELRTSEGGTVGIYTDITSVKAEDARQRARELAERNLALQSTLDTLSEGACLFGPNQQLQAWNDEFANMLRVGRDIAAHVGTHADFVAHCVEQCQLDRPQAVEWREGRGPRISTDCMLGSRNFVIRSVTLATGGMAFAFDDVTDRIRFQKSMTEVAETLERAVRERTAELVEVNRQLADAKDEAEQANQSKTRFLAAASHDLLQPLNAARLFVSALHEKRLAASTRGLVGQAGIALDSVEDMLESLFEISRLDAGAIQPEVRAISLDRILSALKVEFAPLARSRGLAFAVPETGLFVSSDVQMLRRVLQNLVSNAIRYTAEGSVTVTAQADGGRVTVAVTDTGPGIAAHEQRVVFEEFRRLDATRNIPGHGLGLAIVRRSCAKLGHGVTLESVPGRGSTFAITLPIAEAREAATAPPGPRRSKPAQGGGAILVIDNDETILAGMRALLENWGHAAITAVGPDHPDVRAAAAAGLSLILADYHLADDLTGDQAVARVRALHGGDLPAAIITADRSEDVRGQLAAAGLPVLTKPVKPAQLRALLRRIAAAS; from the coding sequence ATGGCGACCGCCATCGCAGCGGACGAAGTCGCGCGGCTGAAAGAGCAGGTCCGCAAACTCGAAGCGATCAACGCCGCGCTGATGGACCGGGTGGAACGGTCAAGCGACCTTCACGCCGGGGCCTTTTCGATGTTCGAAAACGCGCTCACGCTCGAAGCCATGGTCCGCGCGCGCACCGCCGAGCTTGAAGAAGCGATGGGCAAGCTCGCCACGATCAACGCCCAGATCGAAGCCGCGCACCATGATGCCGACGCCGCCCGCGCGCGGCTGCGCGATGCGATTGAATCGCTGTCGGACGGGTTTGCCCTGTTCAACGCCGAAGACCGGCTGGTGATGTGCAACACCGCCTTCCTCGATATCTGGCCCGAATTTCGCGACATCGTCGCCCGGCAGCCGACCTTTGTCGAACTGGTCGATCTGCTGGCCCGACACGGCAGCACGCTGGGATCGCTGGTTTCGCCCGAACGCTGGAAACAGGAACGCCTCGCCCGCCACAATGATGCCGGCGCGCATGTGCAACTGCTGGCCGACGGGCGCTGGCTCCAGATCAACGAGCTGCGCACGTCGGAAGGCGGGACGGTCGGCATCTACACCGACATCACCAGCGTCAAGGCCGAGGACGCCCGCCAGCGCGCGCGCGAACTCGCCGAACGCAACCTTGCCCTGCAATCGACGCTCGATACCCTGTCCGAAGGCGCCTGCCTGTTCGGGCCGAACCAGCAATTGCAGGCCTGGAACGACGAATTTGCCAACATGCTGCGCGTGGGCCGCGATATTGCCGCCCATGTCGGCACGCATGCGGATTTCGTCGCGCATTGCGTTGAACAATGCCAGCTCGACCGGCCGCAGGCGGTCGAATGGCGCGAGGGCCGGGGCCCGCGCATCTCGACCGATTGCATGCTGGGCAGCCGCAATTTCGTGATCCGCTCGGTCACGCTGGCGACCGGCGGCATGGCCTTTGCCTTCGACGACGTGACCGATCGCATCCGCTTCCAGAAGAGCATGACCGAGGTCGCCGAAACGCTCGAACGCGCCGTGCGCGAACGCACCGCCGAACTGGTCGAGGTCAACCGCCAGCTCGCCGATGCCAAGGACGAGGCCGAGCAGGCCAACCAGTCCAAGACCCGCTTCCTTGCCGCAGCCAGCCACGATCTGCTGCAACCGCTCAATGCGGCGCGGCTGTTTGTCTCGGCGCTCCATGAAAAGCGGCTGGCGGCCAGTACCCGCGGGCTGGTGGGACAGGCGGGGATCGCGCTCGATTCGGTCGAGGACATGCTCGAAAGCCTGTTCGAGATTTCGCGGCTCGATGCCGGCGCCATCCAGCCTGAGGTGCGCGCCATATCGCTCGACCGGATCCTGTCGGCGCTGAAGGTGGAATTTGCGCCGCTGGCCAGGTCACGCGGGCTGGCCTTTGCCGTGCCCGAAACCGGCCTGTTCGTGTCCAGCGATGTGCAGATGCTCAGACGGGTGCTGCAAAACCTTGTCTCCAACGCGATCCGCTACACCGCCGAAGGCAGCGTCACCGTGACCGCGCAGGCCGATGGCGGGCGGGTGACGGTCGCCGTGACCGACACCGGCCCCGGCATCGCCGCGCATGAACAGCGCGTGGTCTTCGAGGAGTTCCGCAGGCTCGATGCGACCCGCAATATCCCCGGCCACGGCCTCGGCCTTGCGATCGTGCGGCGCAGCTGTGCAAAGCTTGGGCACGGCGTGACGCTGGAATCGGTGCCGGGCCGCGGATCGACCTTTGCGATCACACTGCCCATCGCCGAAGCGCGCGAGGCTGCCACCGCCCCGCCCGGGCCGCGCCGGAGCAAGCCTGCGCAAGGCGGCGGGGCGATCCTCGTGATCGACAATGACGAGACGATCCTTGCCGGAATGCGCGCCCTGCTGGAAAACTGGGGCCATGCCGCCATCACCGCCGTCGGGCCAGATCACCCCGATGTGCGCGCTGCGGCCGCCGCAGGGCTATCGCTGATCCTGGCCGATTATCACCTCGCCG